One part of the Nitrospirota bacterium genome encodes these proteins:
- a CDS encoding transposase, whose protein sequence is MARLARVIAPGVPHHVTQRGNRRQQTFFCDDDYREYIAL, encoded by the coding sequence ATGGCTAGACTGGCACGAGTCATCGCACCGGGCGTTCCCCATCATGTCACCCAACGTGGAAACCGCCGCCAGCAGACCTTCTTCTGCGACGACGATTACCGGGAATACATCGCCCTGG
- a CDS encoding (deoxy)nucleoside triphosphate pyrophosphohydrolase, whose amino-acid sequence MNTMGRKHIQVTCAIIERNGLVLAAQRSAVMTLPLKWEFPGGKIRGGETPEECLRWEIREELGLEIAVFQQLPFSIHDYSKLTVTLHPFICSIIAGEVTLHEHADATWRRAKELVNLDWAAADVPVLDAYLKHLGG is encoded by the coding sequence ATGAACACAATGGGAAGGAAACATATCCAGGTAACCTGCGCCATTATCGAGCGCAATGGCCTTGTCTTGGCCGCACAGCGCAGCGCTGTAATGACCTTACCGCTAAAATGGGAATTCCCGGGAGGAAAGATCCGCGGCGGCGAGACCCCTGAGGAATGCCTGCGTTGGGAGATACGGGAAGAACTCGGTCTTGAAATAGCCGTGTTCCAACAACTGCCTTTTTCAATCCATGACTACTCCAAGCTGACCGTGACTCTTCATCCTTTCATCTGTTCGATTATTGCCGGCGAAGTAACACTTCATGAGCATGCGGACGCCACGTGGCGGCGCGCGAAAGAACTCGTCAATCTTGACTGGGCTGCTGCGGACGTGCCGGTTCTTGATGCCTATCTGAAGCACCTGGGCGGGTGA